A genomic stretch from Fusarium musae strain F31 chromosome 9, whole genome shotgun sequence includes:
- a CDS encoding hypothetical protein (EggNog:ENOG41), producing MAGDRRRHLNGFADIDYSDNFEDLVEPHDMAFRRRPPFVPGPGGRQNIIIVHSRVGQLRRRYSVDQEVLFNLLPRVREATRRGALELSTFFREPYLENHPEDLMNWALDFVFQHLSEFTSLEAMDMFGVAVQDIENDPVRGHAVNEWAAQMHALCIVLSNGQGLGCSEDLFGRILDFFEFLIQEVHNILGWNQVAVLFEAFANIARTRRGNQVQQIRRIWNRFDPEVQQQILADMRSALPVEGMDEMAHRMYRTLGY from the coding sequence ATGGCTGGCGACAGACGTCGTCACTTGAATGGCTTCGCTGATATTGACTATAGCGACAATTTTGAAGATCTCGTTGAGCCACACGACATGGCCTTCAGACGCCGGCCTCCATTCGTTCCGGGGCCTGGTGGAAGAcaaaacatcatcattgTACACTCAAGAGTCGGACAATTGAGGAGACGATATAGTGTCGACCAAGAAGTCCTATTCAATCTCCTACCCAGAGTCCGGGAGGCAACGAGACGAGGAGCGCTGGAATTGAGCACCTTCTTTCGCGAGCCATACTTGGAAAATCATCCAGAGGATTTGATGAACTGGGCTCTCGACTTTGTGTTCCAGCACCTTTCGGAATTCACCAGCCTTGAAGCGATGGACATGTTCGGCGTTGCTGTGCAGGACATTGAAAATGACCCAGTCCGTGGTCATGCAGTCAACGAATGGGCAGCCCAAATGCATGCTCTGTGCATCGTGCTCAGCAATGGTCAAGGGCTAGGATGCTCAGAAGACCTTTTCGGCAGAATTCTCGACTTTTTCGAATTTCTCATCCAAGAAGTTCATAACATTTTGGGATGGAATCAGGTGGCGGTTCTCTTTGAGGCTTTTGCAAACATCGCCCGGACACGTCGAGGGAATCAGGTGCAGCAGATTCGAAGGATTTGGAACAGATTCGACCCAGAGGTTCAGCAGCAGATACTGGCTGACATGAGGAGTGCACTGCCTGTCGAGGGCATGGATGAGATGGCGCACCGCATGTATCGAACGTTGGGGTACTAG
- a CDS encoding hypothetical protein (EggNog:ENOG41) produces MGGKRKASQDLRGQLLPVDQTLTFEGPPEDAKSRDSHYAELYSKAPDFQQLALQDADFARLWNKHKTDFFNDPECVMQLTKSLLKLDFGLKLELPDDRLCPPVSCISFIDASYDLTRLQVLNRHNYLLWLKELLDSTSYEKQDRKIVGLDIGTGASCIYPLMGCTERDWDFIATGNPFTTPLTRAQLIKADIDPKSLEYAYKNVILNELGNRIKVVGRKPTDALIPLNDLNINNIAFTMSNPPFYKSEEELLESARKKSRPPFTACTGAKVEMVTDGGEIAFVDRMLKESLVLQERVQWYTSMFGFLTSLIEFVDKLREHKIDNYAVTEFVQGSKTRRWAVAWSFGNMRPAQSAARGIKTAVSKNVLPEITEEKVVDIPLQEKIGDFADSFRSGLEKLDLITWEWDTERLEGIGRAAGRVWARAWRRRKQRGEIEDQDVVDVKCEFAFKVYVRVGKDAVEVHCRWLEGHDPVTFESFRGYLKKTARNIVKIQSTEDKA; encoded by the exons ATGGGCGGCAAACGCAAAGCCTCACAAGACCTTCGGGGCCAGTTGCTCCCTGTCGACCAAACGTTGACCTTTGAAGGCCCCCCAGAAGATGCAAAATCTCGAGACAGTCACTATGCCGAGCTATATTCCAAAGCGCCAGACTTTCAGCAGCTCgctcttcaagatgcagatTTCGCACGATT GTGGAACAAACACAAAACTGATTTCTTCAATGATCCGGAATGTGTTATGCAATTGACGAAGTCACTTCTCAAGCTGGACTTTGGACTGAAGCTTGAACTTCCTGATGATCGACTATGCCCTCCTGTGAGTTGTATCTCGTTTATTGACGCGTCTTACGATCTAACGCGTCTGCAGGTCCTCAACCGGCACAACTATCTATTGTGGCTAAAGGAACTCCTCGACAGCACTTCTTATGAGAAACAGGATAGGAAAATCGTTGGGTTAGACATTGGTACTGGCGCAAGTTGCATATATCCTTTGATGGGCTGCACTGAACGTGATTGGGACTTTATCGCTACTGGTAATCCTTTCACCACCCCGTTGACCAGAGCACAGCTAATCAAAGCAGACATCGACCCAAAAAGCCTCGAGTATGCTTACAAGAACGTGATACTGAATGAACTTGGAAACAGGATCAAAGTCGTGGGGCGAAAGCCAACCGACGCTCTCATCCCGCTCAATGATCTAAATATCAACAACATTGCTTTCACCATGTCAAATCCGCCTTTCTACAAATCCGAAGAAGAGTTACTAGAGAGTGCGAGAAAAAAGTCTCGCCCCCCTTTTACGGCATGCACAGGAGCCAAGGTTGAGATGGTGACCGACGGCGGCGAAATCGCCTTTGTTGACCGCATGCTCAAAGAGTCGCTCGTCCTTCAAGAACGTGTACAGTGGTATACATCCATGTTCGGGTTTCTCACAAGTTTGATCGAGTTCGTAGACAAATTGAGAGAACACAAAATTGACAATTATGCTGTCACAGAGTTTGTTCAGGGCAGCAAAACAAGAAGATGGGCTGTTGCATGGAGTTTCGGAAACATGAGGCCAGCCCAGTCAGCTGCACGCGGCATCAAGACAGCAGTTTCCAAAAACGTGCTTCCAGAGATCACAGAAGAGAAAGTCGTCGATATACCTCTCCAAGAGAAAATCGGCGACTTTGCGGATAGTTTTCGATCtggacttgagaagctggactTGATCACCTGGGAATGGGACACCGAGCGCCTGGAAGGGATTGGACGAGCAGCAGGTCGCGTCTGGGCGCGAGCTTGGCGCCGAAGAAAACAAAGAGGGGAGATTGAAGACCAAGATGTGGTAGACGTAAAGTGCGAGTTTGCTTTCAAGGTTTACGTACGTGTTGGTAAGGATGCCGTGGAAGTCCACTGTCGATGGCTTGAAGGTCACGATCCTGTCACTTTCGAGAGTTTCAGGGGATATCTGAAGAAGACGGCGCGAAATATCGTCAAGATTCAGAGCACCGAGGACAAAGCATAG
- a CDS encoding hypothetical protein (EggNog:ENOG41), with protein MSDTRKSNKSPLQSLDPQPIRTPSPSRDRDRERDRRDRAFDRGPERAKSYPGPESQYGPQPNGPQNYNPQDYANQSYNPQNYDSPGYNQPYNPQNYPPVSGPQTGPGNLPIRPVSESYLPNHAGAMATASTQQMVPATAPADLRELQALRVNCQFNLREYMSLQRQRRGGDSAVSAYELETRIRNQTNMVLNDLRILQGEVRSIAKEAENHRWRRWIIGGAIATFIPFIRRFWRRNDDDEDSHSSANDTEYAFKKSKGLLEHIKNGILGKGRFAKLAFFVFAVLVVFSNEVSIRVARTVQKRLKKLTARIEHGDPDIDEKDMKLLEGWRWRVLLW; from the exons ATGTCTGATACTCGCAAGTCAAACAAGTCACCGCTTCAATCGCTGGATCCTCAGCCGATCCGTACTCCGTCTCCCTCTCGGGACCGTGATCGAGAGCGAGACCGGCGGGATCGTGCTTTTGATCGAGGTCCAGAGAGAGCAAAGTCATATCCAGGCCCTGAATCTCAATATGGACCCCAACCTAATGGACCTCAGAACTACAATCCCCAGGATTATGCCAACCAGAGCTATAACCCTCAGAATTACGACTCACCGGGCTACAACCAGCCTTACAACCCGCAGAACTACCCTCCCGTATCAGGTCCTCAAACTGGCCCAGGCAACCTCCCGATCCGCCCCGTCTCTGAATCATATCTTCCCAACCATGCCGGAGCCATGGCTACCGCATCAACCCAGCAAATGGTCCCCGCCACAGCACCGGCTGACCTGCGAGAGTTACAAGCTCTAAGGGTGAACTGCCAGTTCAATCTGCGCGAGTACATGAGCCTGCAGCGTCAGCGACGAGGTGGCGATTCTGCCGTCTCTGCTTATGAGCTTGAGACCCGAATTCGTAACCAGACCAACATGGTTCTGAATGATCTGAGAATCCTGCAGGGCGAGGTGCGTAGTATCGCGAAAGAAGCCGAGAATCATCGATGGCGAAGATGGATCATTGGAGGAGCTAT TGCTACGTTCATTCCCTTCATCCGCCGCTTCTGGCGACGaaacgacgatgacgaagattCTCACTCATCAGCCAACGACACCGAGTACGCCTTCAAAAAGTCAAAGGGTCTTCTCGAGCACATCAAGAACGGCATACTTGGCAAAGGCCGCTTCGCCAAATTGGCTTTCTTTGTATTTGCCGTGCTCGTTGTGTTCTCTAATGAAGTGTCTATTCGAGTAGCTCGGACTGTGCAGAAGAGGCTTAAGAAACTGACAGCGAGGATTGAGCACGGTGATCCGGATATCGATGAGAAGGACATGAAGCTCCTCGAGGGCTGGCGATGGAGGGTTCTACTGTGGTAA
- a CDS encoding hypothetical protein (EggNog:ENOG41): MSTNGNTVDGIMAEHGHTRLFKLSAPPSLDAFKKHCSQKATIEDYPLATDIKENVPVYNLSSFSTLTENQKSALQDEWYKVLLYGPGVFVTAGLYTNLDVINKSTAAFNNIIKRESQGKRTAGDHFASAGKNDRIWNSFSKHGLQDPESFFNYFSNPYLDLIFSSWLGPGYRITTQVNNVRPGGQPQVSHRDYHLGFMSTETCGKYPRAMQVASQFLTLQGAIAHVDVPLESGPTRLLPFSQAFAPGYMAYRLPEFNEFFLDNYISLPLEKGDALWFNPALFHAAGENKSENINRLVNLVQISSAFGKPMETIDALPLVESTWAVLTTAYEAQGLIDEIQMFIAAIGEGYPFPTNLDNNPPKNENMAPDSEQDIIRDALVNGKSKEEVLADLGGFRLRVRA, encoded by the coding sequence ATGTCCACCAACGGAAATACAGTTGATGGCATCATGGCGGAACATGGACATACCCGTCTTTTCAAACTATCTGCGCCTCCTTCTCTTGATGCCTTCAAGAAACATTGCTCTCAGAAAGCCACCATAGAAGACTACCCCCTAGCTACAgacatcaaggagaacgTGCCTGTTTACAACCTTTCCAGCTTTTCAACCCTCACTGAAAACCAAAAGTCTGCTCTCCAGGATGAATGGTACAAAGTCCTGTTGTATGGCCCTGGTGTCTTTGTCACAGCTGGTCTTTATACCAACTTGGACGTGATCAACAAGTCAACAGctgcctttaataatattatcaAAAGGGAGAGCCAGGGTAAAAGAACAGCAGGCGATCACTTTGCAAGTGCTGGTAAGAACGATCGGATTTGGAACTCGTTCAGTAAACATGGCCTTCAAGACCCAGAATCCTTCTTCAACTACTTTTCGAATCCCTACCTCGacctcatcttctcttcatgGCTTGGTCCGGGGTATCGCATCACTACTCAGGTCAACAATGTCCGGCCTGGAGGGCAGCCTCAGGTTTCCCACCGCGACTATCACCTGGGTTTCATGTCTACTGAGACCTGTGGAAAGTATCCCAGGGCAATGCAAGTTGCAAGTCAATTCTTGACCTTGCAAGGTGCTATAGCGCACGTTGACGTTCCCCTCGAGAGCGGCCCGACGAGACTTTTACCGTTCAGTCAGGCATTTGCCCCTGGCTATATGGCGTATCGCCTTCCTGAGTTTAACGAGTTCTTTCTGGACAATTACATCTCACTTCCGTTAGAGAAGGGCGACGCTTTATGGTTTAACCCTGCTCTTTTCCATGCAGCGGGCGAGAATAAGTCTGAGAACATTAACCGTCTTGTCAACCTGGTCCAGATCAGCAGTGCATTTGGTAAACCGATGGAAACAATCGACGCTTTGCCACTTGTGGAGAGTACATGGGCCGTCTTGACTACTGCCTATGAAGCGCAGGGCCTCATTGACGAAATTCAGATGTTTATTGCTGCTATTGGAGAAGGCTATCCTTTTCCAACAAATCTGGACAACAACCCTCCTAAAAACGAGAACATGGCGCCTGATTCGGAGCAAGACATCATTAGAGATGCATTGGTAAACGGGAAGAGTAAAGAGGAAGTTTTGGCTGATCTTGGGGGCTTCCGTCTAAGAGTCAGAGCCTAG
- a CDS encoding hypothetical protein (EggNog:ENOG41): MMDTAAPAFDADVGHKVEYKIRDLGTRSVTLFPTQAQVKREIKDVPLKPGINEISVVGLSPTIDKNSVTIEGSGAATITGISVEFLPNRELFEEVYPNSDDDDSDSGDEEEEDEEVETPEVPHYGQLLETKAKLIELKDEQQRAREIIGNADERIKVLDIYSKSLDKREGVDISEVLDTYKQEHQKAFEERLVGVQRERELTEAINKATKEQMRLNKLGNKVQKKEAKHKARIQKAVQKRLEQRQKRQEEKRKEKERIRNERSRCWPLFCYTVHIQLEVSSSYTPASSRRESVSSEVELVQRPRSKTADLEETSSCNLVLSYVTNSAFWTPSYDIQLSTVDSTGMLCFDAGLHNTTSETWESCKITLSTSQATSSSLDESIPSLTPWHIKLGNKKSSSDESGAFESVVELQQQATWRNKKQVPQQPPNFRREMFGLPGQALTDYQMQLMMLEQQNKKRLMMARQEQDSTVPPAPHPFPPPPVPSAAMMQQQAQAQAQAQASQMWPIPARTVMLQNQMIQPQQMQQQQQQQQFPGMPQMDFSSNFDFDAFLDEDTTMTDAQPSLEFQNSLVEETGFTTTFDLPGLKTLVPKFTVSKQRVARLQFTNVLFSHTIVAKYQPVAYLKAKLKNNSKLTLLRGPASLTLDGSFMGQSKIPRCSSGEVFTLSLGVDSAIRVIYPKPDVRRSTSGVFSKEDSSVYVRTVTVHNTRVTAKKPISLLVLDQIPVSEDDRLRVELLSPRGLTVEGPRQATGAPGLDTAEDKDWGKAMAAIKKSGQVSWEVSLNAGKAVKLGLEYSVSMPSGDVAKEC, from the exons atgatggaCACCGCCGCTCCAGCCTTCGACGCAGACGTTGGCCATAAGGTTGAATACAAGATTCGTGACCTTGGAACACGCTCCGTTACCCTCTTTCCCACCCAAGCACAGGTGAAAAGAGAAATCAAGGATGTGCCTCTTAAG CCTGGAATCAACGAGATATCCGTTGTCGGGCTGAGCCCAACCATTGACAAGAATTCGGTCACCATTGAAGGCAGCGGTGCCGCTACCATTACGGGCATCAGTGTTGAATTTCTCCCCAACCGCGAACTTTTTGAGGAAGTCTATCCAAAttccgatgatgatgattcagacagtggcgatgaagaagaagaagatgaagaagttgaaacCCCCGAAGTGCCACACTATGGGCAGTTGCTGGAAACCAAGGCGAAACTCATCGAGCTCAAAGACGAACAGCAGCGAGCCAGAGAAATTATTGGGAATGCCGATGAGCGTATCAAGGTCCTTGATATATACTCCAAGTCTCTAGATAAGAGAGAGGGCGTTGACATTAGTGAAGTGCTTGACACTTATAAGCAAGAGCACCAAAAAGCTTTCGAAGAACGTCTAGTCGGCGTGCAGAGAGAGCGGGAACTCACGGAGGCCATCAACAAGGCTACCAAGGAGCAGATGCGCTTGAATAAGCTTGGAAACAAGGTtcagaagaaggaggctaaGCACAAGGCCAGAATCCAGAAAGCCGTCCAGAAAAGGCTTGAACAGCGCCAGAAGCGTCAAGAGGAGAAGCGTAAGGAGAAGGAGCGTATTCGCAACGAGCGCTCACGTTGCTGGCCGCTCTTCTGCTATACCGTGCACATACAACTTGAGGTGAGCTCATCCTACACGCCAGCTTCCTCTCGCCGGGAATCAGTATCCAGCGAGGTTGAACTTGTTCAGCGACCCAGGAGTAAGACTGCAGACCTGGAAGAGACATCCTCCTGCAACCTTGTCTTGTCATATGTCACCAACTCGGCATTCTGGACTCCGAGCTATGATATCCAACTCTCAACTGTTGACTCCACGGGTATGCTTTGCTTCGATGCCGGTCTGCACAACACAACATCTGAGACGTGGGAAAGCTGCAAGATCACGCTGTCGACTTCTCAGGCCACATCTTCGAGCCTTGACGAGTCGATTCCCAGTCTCACACCTTGGCACATCAAACTGGGCAACAAAAAGTCATCATCTGACGAGAGTGGTGCTTTTGAAAGTGTGGTTGAACTTCAGCAACAGGCCACATGGCGCAATAAGAAACAAGTACCACAGCAGCCTCCTAACTTCAGGCGCGAAATGTTTGGGCTTCCAGGCCAAGCTCTGACTGACTATCAGAtgcagttgatgatgttggagcagcagaacaagaagagactGATGATGGCTAGACAGGAGCAGGATTCCACGGTTCCGCCTGCTCCTCATCCTTTCCCTCCCCCTCCTGTTCCTAGCGCTGCGATGATGCAGCAGCAAGCGCAAGCTCAAGCGCAAGCTCAAGCGTCGCAGATGTGGCCAATTCCGGCACGCACGGTGATGCTCCAGAACCAAATGATACAGCCCCAAcagatgcagcagcagcaacagcaacaacaattcCCAGGAATGCCACAGATGGACTTTTCCTCTAACTTCGACTTCGATGCCTTTCTAGACGAAGATACAACTATGACGGATGCTCAGCCATCCCTCGAATTCCAGAATtctcttgttgaagagaccGGCTTCACCACAACCTTCGATCTCCCCGGCCTCAAGACTCTCGTGCCCAAGTTCACCGTTTCGAAGCAACGTGTTGCTCGCCTGCAGTTTACCAATGTTCTGTTCAGCCACACTATTGTGGCCAAATATCAGCCGGTGGCTTATCTCaaagccaagctcaagaacaacagTAAACTTACGTTACTCCGCGGCCCTGCGAGCTTGACACTTGACGGTAGCTTCATGGGGCAGAGCAAAATTCCTCGATGCAGCTCCGGTGAAGTCTTTACTCTGAGTCTGGGCGTGGACTCGGCGATCAGAGTCATTTACCCGAAGCCTGATGTCCGAAGAAGCACGAGCGGAGTGTTCAGCAAAGAAGATAGCTCTGTCTATGTTCGCACTGTCACAGTCCACAACACCCGCGTAACTGCCAAAAAACCCATTAGCCTTCTGGTACTGGATCAAATCCCTGTTTCAGAGGACGATCGCCTTCGAGTTGAGTTACTCAGTCCTCGTGGTCTGACTGTCGAAGGACCGCGTCAGGCGACTGGCGCTCCTGGACTTGATACTGCAGAGGATAAAGACTGGGGCAAAGCCATGGCAGCTATCAAAAAGAGCGGACAAGTTTCGTGGGAGGTCTCGTTGAACGCAGGTAAGGCCGTAAAACTGGGACTCGAGTACTCAGTTTCAATGCCAAGCGGCGATGTTGCTAAGGAATGTTGA
- a CDS encoding hypothetical protein (EggNog:ENOG41) yields MTLQQRVDHYVRHPGAPMPAEHVCVNCKSGIREPLKFYCRGCSWRSPAWGCCNLCLKDLDSLEDRGFCFRCVPKQGHELLNLPPPEDWELAKKDAIPMPICLFCRKFSDGGTDCGEHSDFDEDDRQDVTSIDSTDAIMVGKYPQPSTHSFAWEPRPGVVGGMGLHSLEDAGVKMDWFTEQLRIEQEWAKLYPYALSPIAESGIMFIMMASAPNDSQDKMKTLVLVNKFLNGLVSGSHTQNNKTILLFHPWPQPEFMPNIDPRGSIRPSPLECPKANLQEIFSTFFDHVLWTRATDVHSFKGQIPRDTYDRMRRVYPAKALLSRTLGCHLAVPDAPLDISPELVVYGPANVGTDRLQPVTCLKDSQMGSTPTPFINPALLAEEYESRHPYWSSRRQRKPWQLPESYSHHSVEDPVMSQMIMLGHIKHSIDPNKPCWADEISDARKNDVEWRTQPQHALLRHPLSMVMHTNEGLGPRGTLLNAIIGPSGIPRAPNFGNRLHRARTEEPGEAFRKATMESDTTSDQFQTLELEDSAQEGDSDMGEDDSEDESDSEMDED; encoded by the exons ATGACTTTACAACAGCGAGTCGATCACTACGTCCGCCACCCGGGAGCACCAATGCCAGCCGAGCATGTATGTGTTAACTGCAAGTCTGGCATCCGCGAGCCATTGAAGTTCTACTGCAGGGGATGCAGCTGGCGCAGTCCTGCTTGGGGCTGTTGTAATCTTTGCCTGAAAGACCTTGACTCCCTTGAAGACAGAGGCTTCTGCTTCCGATGTGTACCAAAGCAAGGACATGAGCTTTTGAACTTGCCACCTCCTGAGGATTGGGAGCTGGCGAAGAAGGACGCGAT ACCAATGCCTATCTGTCTCTTTTGTCGCAAGTTCTCAGATGGTGGTACCGACTGCGGTGAGCACAGTGAtttcgatgaagacgatCGTCAAGACGTTACCTCGATCGACTCAACAGACGCCATCATGGTTGGGAAATATCCGCAGCCAAGCACCCACAGTTTCGCCTGGGAGCCACGACCGGGCGTTGTCGGTGGTATGGGGCTTCATTCTCTTGAGGACGCAGGTGTCAAAATGGACTGGTTCACAGAACAGCTGAGGATTGAGCAAGAATGGGCCAAATTGTATCCTTATGCGCTCTCGCCAATCGCAGAGTCCGGCATCATGTTCATCATGATGGCAAGCGCGCCTAACGATTCTCAAGACAAGATGAAGACCCTGGTACTAGTCAACAAGTTCCTTAACGGCTTGGTCTCGGGCTCCCACACCCAGAATAACAAGACAATACTGCTCTTCCATCCATGGCCACAACCTGAGTTCATGCCGAACATTGACCCTCGTGGGTCTATAAGACCATCGCCGCTTGAGTGTCCCAAGGCGAACCTTCAGGAGATCTTTTCGACCTTTTTCGACCATGTCCTTTGGACAAGAGCCACTGATGTTCATTCATTCAAGGGCCAGATCCCTCGCGACACATACGATCGCATGCGACGTGTATATCCCGCGAAAGCACTACTCTCACGTACCCTGGGATGTCACCTTGCCGTCCCCGACGCCCCCTTGGACATCAGTCCCGAACTCGTTGTGTATGGGCCAGCCAACGTTGGAACTGATAGGCTTCAGCCTGTAACCTGTCTCAAGGACAGCCAGATGGGCAGCACACCAACCCCGTTCATCAACCCAGCATTGCTCGCTGAGGAGTACGAAAGCAGACACCCGTATTGGTCTTCGCGCAGACAGAGAAAACCCTGGCAGCTACCAGAGAGCTACTCCCACCACTCTGTAGAGGACCCGGTGATGTCGCAGATGATAATGCTCGGCCACATCAAGCATTCCATCGATCCAAACAAACCATGCTGGGCGGACGAGATCTCCGATGCCCGGAAAAACGACGTCGAGTGGCGAACGCAGCCCCAGCATGCTCTTCTCCGCCATCCTCTATCCATGGTGATGCACACCAACGAGGGCCTTGGCCCACGGGGTACACTATTGAATGCGATTATTGGTCCTTCAGGAATTCCGCGTGCACCAAACTTCGGTAACAGGCTACACCGTGCCCGAACAGAGGAGCCAGGGGAAGCGTTTCGCAAGGCGACAATGGAATCCGACACCACAAGTGATCAATTTCAAACACTTGAGCTCGAGGATTCTGCGCAGGAAGGCGATTCCGATATGGGGGAGGATGATTCTGAAGACGAGAGTGACTCTGAGATGGATGAAGATTGA
- a CDS encoding hypothetical protein (EggNog:ENOG41) translates to MAESYHKEVISGLKDKSLFIQDAFIDGKWVAKENKFDVFEPSTATVLGQVANCTLEDFQTAIKSADAAQTKYFDSTTGASRGALLRKWYDLVLSHQEDLAKILSLENGKTYAEALGEVIYSASFISWFAEEATRSYGVTIPSSSPHTTLMTIREPVGVCGIITPWNFPAAMITRKIAPALAAGCSVVIKPPSETPYSALAFTKLAIEAGLPPATIQVLPTRDRQAATELCTNPLVKKISFTGSTGVGKYLAKLATGTLKKVSLELGGNAPFIVFEDADLDLAAEGAMFCKFRCSGQTCVCANRLYVQKNVAKEFTAKLVEKVNALKMGGGLDKSTTQGPLVNKSAVDKVKEHIADATSKGAKIATGGSTPDSPGFFHQPTVLTGVTQEMAVAKDETFGPLAPVFEFETEEDAIRLANDTEFGLAGYFFSKDISRVMRVAHKLQVGMVGANTGKISAAEAPFGGVKESGYGKEGSLYGMAEYQNIKSITIGNLNN, encoded by the exons ATGGCTGAGAGCTACCATAAGGAGGTTATCTCTGGC CTTAAGGACAAGAGCCTTTTCATCCAGGATGCTTTCATCGATGGAAAATGGGTcgccaaggagaacaagTTCGATGTTTTCG AGCCCTCCACTGCCACCGTCCTTGGCCAAGTTGCCAACTGTACGCTCGAAGATTTCCAGACTGCCATCAAGAGCGCCGATGCTGCCCAGACAAAGTACTTTGATAGCACAACTGGTGCCAGCCGTGGCGCCCTTCTGAGGAAGTGGTATGACCTGGTTCTCTCTCACCAGGAGGACC TCGCCAAGATCCTCTCTCTCGAGAACGGAAAGACATACGCCGAAGCACTGGGTGAGGTAATTTACTCTGCCAGCTTCATCTCCTGGTTCGCTGAAGAAGCCACTCGATCTTATGGTGTCACCATCccctcatcctctcctcaCACCACCCTCATGACCATCCGCGAGCCCGTTGGTGTTTGCGGTATCATCACCCCCTGGAACTTCCCCGCCGCCATGATCACCCGCAAGATCGCTCCCGCTCTGGCTGCCGGATGCTCCGTCGTCATCAAGCCCCCCTCCGAGACTCCCTACTCCGCCCTTGCTTTCACCAAGCTCGCCATCGAGGCCGGCCTTCCTCCTGCCACTATCCAGGTTCTTCCCACTCGCGACCGTCAGGCTGCTACCGAATTGTGCACAAACCCTCTCGTCAAGAAGATCTCTTTCACTGGTTCCACTGGCGTTGGAAAGTACCTTGCCAAACTTGCTACTGGCACCTTGAAGAAGGTCAGCCTGGAGCTTGGTGGAAACGCCCCTTTCATTGTCTTTGAGGATGCTGATCTTGACCTCGCTGCCGAGGGCGCCATGTTCTGCAAGTTCCGATGCTCTGGTCAAACATGTGTCTG CGCCAACCGACTCTACGTCCAGAAGAATGTCGCCAAGGAGTTCACTGCCAAGCTtgtcgagaaggtcaacgCCCTGAAGATGGGTGGTGGTCTCGACAAGTCCACCACCCAGGGTCCCCTCGTCAACAAATCTGCtgtcgacaaggtcaaggagcaCATTGCCGATGCCACCTCCAAGGGAGCCAAGATCGCCACTGGCGGCAGCACCCCGGACAGCCCCGGATTTTTCCATCAGCCCACCGTCCTCACTGGCGTCACACAAGAAATGGCCGTCGCCAAGGACGAGACATTCGGTCCCCTTGCCCCTGTCTTTGAGTTCGAGACCGAGGAGGATGCCATCCGTCTGGCCAACGACACCGAGTTCGGTCTCGCTGgatacttcttctccaaggatATCAGCCGTGTCATGCGTGTTGCCCACAAGTTGCAAGTTGGAATGGTTGGTGCCAACACAGGCAAGATCAGTGCTGCTGAGGCACCTTTCGGCGGTGTTAAGGAGAGCGGCTATGGAAAGGAGGGCAGCCTGTATGGAATGGCCGAGTACCAAAACATCAAGTCTATTACCATTGGCAACCTCAACAATTAG